The genomic DNA CTGGAAAAATGGGCTGAGGACCGTCGCGTTTCTCTCCGTACTGAGTTAGAAGACCTTGATGATGCGCTTAAAGAAGCTCGCAAGGCAGCCAGGATGGCGCCCAATCTTCCGGACAAATTAGAACGGCAACGAGAAATACGTAAGTTTGAAACCAAGAGAGATGAAGCTTGGCGCAACTACGATCAGGCCAGCCGGGATGTTGATAGACAGAAAGACACGTTGCTGGACGAGATCTGCCAGCGATTACGGCAAGCAACCGAAAAGACGACACTCTTTTCTTTGCATTGGGTACTGACATAGGAGGCAAATGATGGAAGGAATGACGACCTTCACCAGTGACAAGGAGTCTCTGCAGGATGTCCTGAAAGCAATTTCAATCGGGACATACCAGTTGCCAGAATTTCAACGTGGTTGGGTTTGGGATGATGCCCATATCATGAGTCTTTTAGCCAGCGTCTCTTTGTCGTACCCGATTGGCGCCGTCATGATGCTAGAGAATGGGAATAAAGACGTTAGATTCAAACCACGACCTGTCGAAGGTGTTGAACTAGCTTTACCGGTTGAACCTGAACGTTTCATCCTGGACGGACAGCAGCGGCTCACCTCACTCTATCAGGCAATCATACTCAATCGGGCTGTAAAAACAAAGGATATCAGAAAGAAGGAAATCCTCCGTTGGTACTATATTGATATGGTCAAGGCTCTGAACTCAAATGGGGACAGGGAAGACGCTATCAAGAGCCTGCCGGAAGACAGGAAGATAAAGAACTTTAGGAATGAGATAGTCGAAGACTACTCGACTCCTGAAGCCGAATTCGAGCATATGTTATTCCCGCTCTCGTTGGTCCTCGATTGCGCAAAATGGCGTGCTAATTACAACAAGCATTGGAGTTATGACCCGCAGAAAACTGAATTCTTCGACACTTTTGAAAGGGCGGTCGTTGATCGGTTCAAACAATACCAAATCCCGGTTATCAAGTTGTTGAAAGAGACCCCGAAAGTTGCCGTTTGCCAAGTCTTCGAAAAGGTCAACACTGGTGGCGTATCGCTAACGGTTTTTGAACTGGTTACTGCTACTTTTGCCGCCGATGGCTATAACCTTCGAGAAGACTGGGAAGGTAAACACAACGAGCGAGGACACAAGATCGCTAGCGGTCGAAAGGATAGAATACATAGCCAGATTGTATTGCGCTCCATAGGTGCCGATGAATTATTGCAGGTCATTTCTCTTTTATCTGCCTATAGCCGGAAGAAGGAGGACTCAAGTGCAGCTGTTGGTTGCAAACGGACAGATATTTTAAAACTAAAACTGGATGATTACAAAAAGTGGGTAGAATTAGCCACTTCTGGATTTGAAAAAGCCGGACGTTTCATTTTCCAACAAAAAATATTTTCCAATAAAGATGTTCCTTATGGAACGCAACTGGTCCCTTTGGCCGCCATTCTAGCGATTATTGGGGACAAAGCAGATACTGATTTGGTCCGTGAGAAACTAGGCAGATGGTACTGGTGTGGTGTTTTCGGTGAATTATATGGCAGTGCCGTCGAAACACGTTTTGCCCGCGATGTTGTCGAAGTTATGAATTGGGTAAGCGGCGGTCAAGAGCCATCAACAGTCTCAGAAAGTAACTTTTCCCCCGGGCGTTTCGACACTCTGCGCACTCGTAACAGTGCGGCGTATAAAGGATTATACGCATTGCTTATGCAAGACGGTTGCCTGGACTTTCGCACAGGGGAACCCATTCAGGTCCAAACGTATTTTGCAGATATTATCGACATACATCATATCTTCCCTCATGATTGGTGCGTGAAAAAACATATTGAGTCCAAATACTCAGAATCCATTGTTAATAAAACCGCGCTTTCGTACCGCACCAATAGAATCATTGGTGGCAACGCTCCAAGCCAGTACTTGAAAGCCCTACGCGATAAATGTAGTATCGCTGAAAAACGACAGGATCAGATACTTGTCACGCACCTAATTGATCCAGAAACCCTTAAAAAAGATGATTTTAAGAGTTTCTATGATAAGCGCAAAGAAGCTCTGTTGAAGAGAATAGAGCAGGCAACTGGTAAAGCAATCGGCCGACAGGCTCCGTCCCAAATTGAAAATGCGGACGCGGAAGGCGAACTCACCGAAGAAGAGGAACAGGAATGACCGAACAACCAGAACACTTTGACCTGAACTCCCAACATTTATCCGAAGATAAGCAACAGGAACTTCTACGCCTTTTCCCAGAGGTCCGAACCGAAGGCGGTAAAATTGACTTTGAACGCCTCAAGTTGGCATTGGGTGAGACGGTAGACGTAGGTAAAGAACGCTATGGTATGACCTGGCCGGGCAAAGCCGAATGTTTCAAAACCATCCAACAACCAAGTATGGCAACTCTGCGTCCAGCCCCCGAAGAGAGCGTCAACTTTGATACTACTGAAAACTTGATTATTGAAGGCGACAACCTGGAAGTGCTCAAACTGCTCCAGAAGTCATATTTGGGCAAGGTTAAGATGATCTATATTGACCCGCCCTATAATACCGGCAATGACTTCATATACCCGGACAATTACACGGAGTCGCTTCAGACTTACCTTGAATACACCGGGCAAGTGGACTCTGAAGGCAGGAAGTTCGGGAATAATACGGATGCTGATGGCCGTTTTCATTCCAAGTGGATGAATATGATGTATCCGAGATTGTATCTTGCACGGAACCTGCTAACGACAAGTGGCATTGCCTTTATTAGTATTGATGACAATGAAATTGATAACCTTAGAAAGCTCTGTAATGAAGTATTTGGTGAATCAAATTTTCTTGCCCAAATAATTTGGCAGAAAATACATAGCACGAAAAATGATGCCAAGTATTTTTCTGATACTCATGAATATATTTTATGTTATGCAAAAAATATAAATGATGTTGAAATACAATTACTACCAAGAACTGAGAAAATGGATAATAGGTTCTTAAATCCCGATGATGATTCGAGGGGCCCGTGGGCTTCGGGAGATTTGGTTGCCAATGAGATTAGAAAAGATGGAAATTATGATGTGATGGGGCCAACTGGAAAAACCTTTAATGTACCGAGTGGAAAGCACTGGGTATATTCACAAGAAAATATGAAAACGTTAATTAAAGAGAATCGAATCTGGTTTGGTAAAAATGGTGACGCATTTCCAAGGTTAAAGAGGTATTTATCTGAAGTTCAACAAGGAAGAAAAAGTGATACGTTATGGCTGGCAAATGAAGTGGGACATAATCAGGAATCTACCCGCGAAGTCAAATCGATTTTGGGTTATGGGTATTTCGAGACGCCAAAACCAGTTAGATTAATTAATAGATGCGCATTATTAGCCCTTAAACCCACTGATATCTGCATTGATTTTTTTGCTGGCTCTGGAACTACTGCTCATGCTATTCTTGAATTAAACCAAACAGATTTTGGAAATCGCAAATTTATACTTGTTCAACTTCCCGAAAAATGCCCTGATGACTCTGAAGCCCGAAAGGCTGGCTACGAGGATATCAGTAAGATTACTGAAGAGCGTGTTCGACGTGTCATCAAAAAGCTAAACGACCAGGACACAGGAAAATTGGACCTCGATGGTGGAATTAAGCAGGACCGCGGTTTCCGTGTCTTCAAACTTGCGGACTCCAACTTCAAAACATGGGACGCCCACGGTGCCCAGGACACGGTATCGCTGGAAAAACAGCTTGAATTACATATTGACCATATTAAAGACAGCCGCAATGAAGATGACCTATTGTATGAACTGCTGCTTAAGAGTGGATTCCCGTTGACTACGCCTGTTAAAAAACTGACTGTAGCCGGGAAGGATATTTATTCCGTGGCTGAAGGGTTGATGTTCATCTGTCTGGAAAAGGAAATCAGCCTGGAACTCATCAAAGCCATGGCAGACAAGAAACCGGAGCGGGTGGTGTGCCTGGATGCCGGTTTCGCCGGCAATGACCAGTTGAAAGCCAACGCAGTACAGATATTCAAGACAAAAGAGATCAAGAAGTTCGAGACGGTATAAGAATGACAGACAGAAAAAACGACATCATTCCAGCCACAAGCTCGATCCTTCTTTACACCACCCCGGACGGGAACGAAAAAATTGAAGTCCGGCTTGAAAACGAGACGGTATGGTTGACACAGGCGGGTATGGCTGAATTGTTCCAGACCACACCTCAAAACATAACCCTGCATTTGAAGGAAATATTTGCTACCGGCGAATTGGCTGAAGACTCAACTTGTAAGGATAACTTACAAGTTCAAACCGAAGGACAAAGGCAAGTCAGCCGAATCCGCAAATTCTACAATCTGGAAGCTATCATCGCAGTCGGTTACCGTGTACGATCGCACCGGGGTACACAATTCCGCAGATGGGCGACAGAGCGTCTGAATGAATACTTGGTAAAAGGGTTTACCATGGACGATGAACGCCTAAAAAGCGGCATCAACGTGGGTTCTGATTACTTCGATGAAATGCTGGAACGGATTAAAGATATCCGTTCCAGCGAGAAAAGATTCTATCAAAAAATCAGGGATATTTATAAACTCGCAGTTGATTACGATCCTAAAGCGGAAGAAACAATCGAATTTTTCAAGATCGTCCAGAATAAGCTGCATTTTGCAGTATCAGGCAAAACTGCGGCTGAGCTTATTACCGAAAGAGCGGATGCCTCCAAACCGAATATGGGGCTGACATCATGGAAAGGTACAACGGTGCGCAAATATGATGTAGTGATAGCGAAAAATTATCTTAATGAAGCGGAGATGCAGAACCTGAATCGTATTGTCAGCATGTATCTGGATTACGCCGAGGATCAAGCACGGATGCATCGCCAGGTGTTCATGCGTGATTGGCGTGAAAAACTGGACGCTTTTTTAAAGTTCAACGAACGCGATATCTTGAATAATCCGGGCAGAATCGCCAAGGAAATTGCGGATAAGCTGGCGGTTGAACAATACGAAATATTCAATAATCATCGTTTGACGATGGAAGCCACAGCGGAAACGATGGCCGATGATGCTGAGTTGAAGTCCATTGAAAAACAAATTGATGATAAGCGAGACGGCAAATAAAACTCCAATTTGATGCCAACCAGCAATTCCAGCTTGATGCCGTGGCGGCGATCGTCGATCTGTTCGAAGGTCAACCCCAGGGCGCGCCGGAATATGCCGTAATCAACCTGGGTGCCATGGGCGGCTTGTTCAGCGGCCAGGAACAGACGGAACTTGGAACCGGTAACCGCTTGCTGGTGGCAGAGGACAAACTGCGGGAGAATACCCGGAATGTCCAGATACGCAACGACATTGAAGCGCCGGAGCATGAAGCACCGCTTGAATGCTCGGAACTGTTCGACGCGCCAGCCAATATGACCCGCCTCTGCCCCCACTTCTCGGTGGAAATGGAAACAGGCACCGGTAAAACCTATGTCTATCTCCGGACAATTTTCGAACTATCGCAAAAATACGGTTTTCAGAAATTCATTATTGTAGTGCCTTCCGTAGCTATTCGTGAGGGCGTGCTGAAGAATATCGAAATAACCAAGGATCATTTCCGCGCTCTCTACAACAATATACCATTCGAACACTTCGTCTATGACGGTAAAAAGGTCAACCAACTGCGCCAGTTTGCCGTCAGCAATACCCTCCAGATCATGATCATCAACATTGATGCTTTTCGCAAAAACTTTGCCGGCACAGAAGCGGAACAGAAGAGCAACGTTATCTATAAGGAAAGTGACAAGCTATCCGGTCGGCAGCCTATCGAGTTCGTTCAGGCAGCCAGGCCGATTGTCATTATCGATGAGCCCCAGAGCGTGGATTCCACAGAGAAGTCCCAGGAGGCCATCCGGGCTTTGAATCCACTTTGCACTCTTCGCTATTCCGCCACTCACCGGAATCCTTACAACCTTGTTTATCGTCTTGATCCGGTTCGGGCATTCGAATTGAAGCTGGTAAAACAAATCGTGGTAGCCAGTGCCGCGGCGGAAAACAGTGCCAACGATGCTTTCGTAAGAGTGGAAAGCATTGAGTACAAAAAAGGTGTCAAAGCTAAGTTGCGGATTCACGTTCAAACCAAGGATGGACCGAAAGAAAAAACGGTCACCGTAACCAACGGCGCCGACCTGTTCACTCTGTCCGAAGAGCGCCCTTGTTATCAGCATGGTTTTTCTGTGGCTGAAATTTGGGCTGAACCAGGTAACGAATTCATCAGATTTAATAACGGAAAACTGTTGCGCCTGGGTGAAGAAATGGGCGGCTTGCGAGATGATGTTTGGCGGGCGCAGATAAAACACACGGTGAAAAAACATCTGGATAAAGAACTGCAATTACGTGGTCGCGGTATTAAGGTGCTTAGCCTTTTCTTCATTGACCGTGTAGCCAATTATCGTGACTACGAAGAATCCGGCCAGCCGGTAGCCGGGAAATTCGCCAGGGCATTTGAAGAGGAGTTTCATTCCTTGTCCGCATTGGAACAATATAAAGATCTGGATTGTGTTAAACACGCTATTGGAAAACTCCACAACGGTTACT from Dehalogenimonas sp. W includes the following:
- a CDS encoding DUF262 domain-containing protein, which codes for MEGMTTFTSDKESLQDVLKAISIGTYQLPEFQRGWVWDDAHIMSLLASVSLSYPIGAVMMLENGNKDVRFKPRPVEGVELALPVEPERFILDGQQRLTSLYQAIILNRAVKTKDIRKKEILRWYYIDMVKALNSNGDREDAIKSLPEDRKIKNFRNEIVEDYSTPEAEFEHMLFPLSLVLDCAKWRANYNKHWSYDPQKTEFFDTFERAVVDRFKQYQIPVIKLLKETPKVAVCQVFEKVNTGGVSLTVFELVTATFAADGYNLREDWEGKHNERGHKIASGRKDRIHSQIVLRSIGADELLQVISLLSAYSRKKEDSSAAVGCKRTDILKLKLDDYKKWVELATSGFEKAGRFIFQQKIFSNKDVPYGTQLVPLAAILAIIGDKADTDLVREKLGRWYWCGVFGELYGSAVETRFARDVVEVMNWVSGGQEPSTVSESNFSPGRFDTLRTRNSAAYKGLYALLMQDGCLDFRTGEPIQVQTYFADIIDIHHIFPHDWCVKKHIESKYSESIVNKTALSYRTNRIIGGNAPSQYLKALRDKCSIAEKRQDQILVTHLIDPETLKKDDFKSFYDKRKEALLKRIEQATGKAIGRQAPSQIENADAEGELTEEEEQE
- a CDS encoding site-specific DNA-methyltransferase, translating into MTEQPEHFDLNSQHLSEDKQQELLRLFPEVRTEGGKIDFERLKLALGETVDVGKERYGMTWPGKAECFKTIQQPSMATLRPAPEESVNFDTTENLIIEGDNLEVLKLLQKSYLGKVKMIYIDPPYNTGNDFIYPDNYTESLQTYLEYTGQVDSEGRKFGNNTDADGRFHSKWMNMMYPRLYLARNLLTTSGIAFISIDDNEIDNLRKLCNEVFGESNFLAQIIWQKIHSTKNDAKYFSDTHEYILCYAKNINDVEIQLLPRTEKMDNRFLNPDDDSRGPWASGDLVANEIRKDGNYDVMGPTGKTFNVPSGKHWVYSQENMKTLIKENRIWFGKNGDAFPRLKRYLSEVQQGRKSDTLWLANEVGHNQESTREVKSILGYGYFETPKPVRLINRCALLALKPTDICIDFFAGSGTTAHAILELNQTDFGNRKFILVQLPEKCPDDSEARKAGYEDISKITEERVRRVIKKLNDQDTGKLDLDGGIKQDRGFRVFKLADSNFKTWDAHGAQDTVSLEKQLELHIDHIKDSRNEDDLLYELLLKSGFPLTTPVKKLTVAGKDIYSVAEGLMFICLEKEISLELIKAMADKKPERVVCLDAGFAGNDQLKANAVQIFKTKEIKKFETV
- a CDS encoding virulence RhuM family protein, with the translated sequence MTDRKNDIIPATSSILLYTTPDGNEKIEVRLENETVWLTQAGMAELFQTTPQNITLHLKEIFATGELAEDSTCKDNLQVQTEGQRQVSRIRKFYNLEAIIAVGYRVRSHRGTQFRRWATERLNEYLVKGFTMDDERLKSGINVGSDYFDEMLERIKDIRSSEKRFYQKIRDIYKLAVDYDPKAEETIEFFKIVQNKLHFAVSGKTAAELITERADASKPNMGLTSWKGTTVRKYDVVIAKNYLNEAEMQNLNRIVSMYLDYAEDQARMHRQVFMRDWREKLDAFLKFNERDILNNPGRIAKEIADKLAVEQYEIFNNHRLTMEATAETMADDAELKSIEKQIDDKRDGK